From a single Nicotiana tomentosiformis chromosome 2, ASM39032v3, whole genome shotgun sequence genomic region:
- the LOC104088417 gene encoding probable 2' cyclic ADP-D-ribose synthase BdTIR translates to MQRSAISSSSAKNVCNQLLRLRRQIEPAKNRLPCDVFINHRGIDTKRNVAGLLYEHIKNNLGLQPFLDSKNMKPGDKLFDKIDPAIRNCKIGMAVFSPQYCDSYFCLHELSLMMESKKRVIPVFCDVKPSELAIKDLNANFPNKDLEKFNLALEEAKYTVGLTFDTLKGDWSEFLVKASDAIMKNLYEVEREKLIHRKIYIRRKQLLHNY, encoded by the exons ATGCAACGTTCAGCAATATCTTCCTCTTCAGCCAAGAATGTGTGCAATCAACTTCTCCGGCTCCGACGACAAATCGAGCCGGCAAAAAACCGGCTACCATGCGACGTGTTCATAAACCACAGGGGAATTGACACAAAAAGAAATGTAGCAGGATTGTTGTATGAGCATATTAAGAATAATCTTGGGCTGCAGCCATTTTTGGACAGTAAGAACATGAAACCAGGGGATAAATTGTTCGATAAAATCGATCCGGCGATTCGCAATTGTAAAATTGGGATGGCTGTTTTCTCCCCTCAGTATTGTGACTCTTATTTTTGCTTGCATGAGTTGTCTCTAATGATGGAATCAAAGAAGAGGGTTATACCAGTTTTTTGTGATGTAAAACCTTCGGAACTTGCTATTAAGGATTTGAATGCTAATTTTCCGAATAAGGATTTGGAGAAGTTTAACTTGGCTCTTGAGGAGGCAAAATACACCGTTGGACTCACATTTGATACCTTAAAAGG GGACTGGTCGGAGTTCCTGGTGAAAGCTTCGGATGCAATAATGAAGAACTTGTACGAGGTAGAAAGAGAGAAGTTGATCcacagaaaaatatatattcgTCGAAAACAACTTTTACACAACTATTGA